In a single window of the Papaver somniferum cultivar HN1 chromosome 8, ASM357369v1, whole genome shotgun sequence genome:
- the LOC113306426 gene encoding mitochondrial outer membrane protein porin of 34 kDa-like, translating into MSVTESKVVYGLHRVEIHRGSRRLELQYQHEYNNISTSIGLTENPMVNFSGVVGTPLLVLGTDLSYDTASGSLFSFVDVCVFFNASYCHIESPLTYTDAGAKLAHSFSTNENTLTIGTQKALDQLTSVKARINNHGMIIGAVGSTVY; encoded by the exons ATGAGTGTAACAGAAAGCAAGGTAGTGTACGGTTTACATAGGGTGGAGATTCACAGAGGTAGTCGGAGG CTCGAGCTTCAGTATCAACATGAGTACAACAACATCAGTACTAGCATTGGCTTGACAGAAAACCCCATGGTCAATTTCTCTGGAGTTGTAGGAACACCCCTTCTTGTTCTTGGTACTGATCTTTCTTACGACACTGCATCCG GCTCCTTGTTTTCTTTTGTCGATGTGTGTGTTTTTTTCAATGCTTCTTACTGCCACATTGAGAGTCCCTTGACCTATACAGATGCTGGTGCCAAGCTTGCCCATAGTTTCAGTACAAATGAGAACACCTTGACCATCGGTACCCAGAAAGCTTTGGACCAATTGACTTCTGTCAAGGCTAGGATCAACAACCATG GTATGATTATAGGTGCAGTTGGGTCAACCGTCTATTAA
- the LOC113303918 gene encoding uncharacterized protein LOC113303918 — protein MVSLILLFSAFIIGITLSDQQQQQQQQTHPFVSSSSSTFNIFKKEEASSEQQFENIIQALMATQDYSNWAEVLSITDPFIFPITATFLIPSDNPLINTSSTSSSSSESLTSTIGYHIIPQRLPFSVLQTFAIGSRIPTLLPEKTILVTNNSQSNYTIDEIQITYPDLYMNGAVVVHDIKSTLNYTAFGAANANDDDDHDPFSDNDDDDDDKKKKVEEGKGGKGVSSDGTKLTFKKRVFLGISWIMILRNCVAFKYFCFFEAFSVIVL, from the coding sequence ATGGTCTCATTAATCCTCTTATTTTCTGCTTTCATTATCGGAATTACACTTTCtgatcaacaacagcagcagcaacaacaaacccacccctttgtttcttcatcttcttctacattCAATATATTCAAGAAAGAAGAAGCATCATCAGAACAACAATTCGAGAACATAATTCAAGCTTTAATGGCTACTCAAGATTACAGCAACTGGGCTGAGGTACTCTCTATAACTGATCCTTTCATTTTTCCAATTACTGCAACTTTTCTAATCCCAAGTGATAATCCATTAATCAATACCTCTTccacttcatcatcttcatctgaatctTTAACATCAACTATTGGTTATCACATAATCCCACAACGACTCCCATTCTCTGTTCTTCAAACATTTGCAATAGGTTCAAGAATCCCAACCCTATTACCAGAAAAAACAATTCTTGTAACCAATAATTCCCAATCCAATTACACAATTGATGAAATTCAAATCACATATCCTGATTTGTACATGAACGGAGCTGTTGTTGTGCACGATATTAAATCTACGCTAAATTACACTGCTTTTGGTGCTGCTAAtgctaatgatgatgatgatcatgacCCTTTttctgataatgatgatgatgatgatgacaagaagaagaaggtagAAGAAGGAAAAGGAGGAAAAGGGGTTTCTTCAGATGGAACCAAATTGACATTCAAGAAAAGGGTTTTCCTGGGTATCTCTTGGATTATGATCCTTCGGAACTGCGTTGCCTTCAAATATTTCTGTTTCTTTGAAGCTTTCAGTGTTATTGTACTTTAG